Proteins from a genomic interval of Mesobacillus sp. S13:
- a CDS encoding ubiquinol-cytochrome c reductase iron-sulfur subunit yields MSKHRVSRRQFLNYTLTGVGGFMAAGMLMPMVRFAVDPVLKGEDAGDFIATPLKIADITNEPQKVNFTFTQKDAWYESEETGTAWVFKNEGGDIIALSPVCKHLGCVVDWNTDKKNPNMFFCPCHYGLYEKDGTNVPGTPPLAPLDVYPTKEKDGFLYVGKAEPRKGA; encoded by the coding sequence GTGAGTAAGCATCGTGTTTCAAGACGTCAATTCTTAAACTATACTCTAACAGGTGTAGGCGGTTTCATGGCTGCAGGGATGCTGATGCCAATGGTTCGATTTGCCGTTGATCCTGTACTGAAGGGTGAGGATGCGGGAGATTTTATCGCGACTCCATTGAAAATCGCAGATATCACAAATGAACCGCAAAAAGTCAACTTTACTTTCACACAAAAAGATGCATGGTATGAATCTGAAGAGACTGGAACTGCTTGGGTATTCAAAAACGAAGGCGGGGACATTATTGCCCTGTCGCCAGTATGTAAACACCTTGGCTGTGTTGTAGACTGGAATACGGATAAGAAAAATCCGAATATGTTCTTCTGTCCATGCCACTACGGCCTTTACGAGAAGGACGGTACTAACGTGCCGGGCACACCGCCGTTGGCACCATTGGATGTATATCCAACAAAAGAAAAAGACGGGTTCCTTTATGTAGGAAAAGCCGAACCACGAAAGGGGGCGTAA
- a CDS encoding YpiF family protein, with translation MKWVAADVEMYQKAAEYVDTAIVPLLPVSFGDDMKQNASMAEFTGILTSQLEKQFRGRIFLLPDFVYIKGNEGSLNVLKEWENTLLDKHFKHVFYVTSDSSWRQQEKELIGNVLWLPSLSLEHMQEQQKVAIVEDQVKQLLSLFTEKWEEE, from the coding sequence ATGAAATGGGTGGCAGCAGATGTGGAAATGTACCAAAAAGCTGCTGAGTATGTCGACACAGCAATTGTCCCGTTATTGCCAGTTTCTTTTGGTGATGACATGAAACAAAATGCTTCGATGGCGGAATTCACTGGAATACTTACATCACAGCTGGAGAAGCAGTTTCGGGGCCGGATTTTCCTCTTGCCTGATTTTGTTTACATAAAAGGAAATGAGGGTAGCTTGAACGTTTTGAAGGAATGGGAGAACACTCTATTGGACAAGCATTTCAAGCATGTTTTTTATGTGACGTCCGACAGCAGCTGGAGACAGCAGGAGAAAGAGTTGATTGGAAATGTTCTTTGGCTTCCGTCCTTGTCTTTGGAGCACATGCAGGAGCAGCAGAAAGTGGCTATAGTGGAGGATCAGGTAAAGCAATTACTTTCTTTGTTTACTGAGAAATGGGAAGAAGAATAG
- a CDS encoding ReoY family proteolytic degradation factor: MTTPVSVNEKKDFIRWFLNHYQLKRRECVWILNYLMSHDQLMEKVHFVDNAQYCPRGLVMSTHCVDEVPFRFFKENVMTTDAEKSFHDIRLNREEEIYIQLNFHASNKAHQFAAVLEENPYVPGQLQISESDKMVAERFLEESIQKFQKDKLLTMIDEALDSQDQKAFEQLTEQLKRLGTVNSL; encoded by the coding sequence ATGACAACCCCTGTATCTGTCAACGAGAAAAAGGATTTTATTCGCTGGTTTTTGAACCATTATCAGCTTAAAAGGCGGGAATGCGTTTGGATCCTTAACTACTTGATGAGCCATGACCAGCTGATGGAAAAGGTGCACTTTGTGGATAATGCACAGTATTGTCCAAGGGGATTAGTAATGTCGACCCATTGCGTCGATGAAGTGCCATTCAGGTTCTTCAAAGAAAACGTAATGACGACGGATGCAGAAAAGTCGTTCCACGACATTCGTCTGAACAGAGAAGAGGAAATTTACATCCAATTGAATTTCCACGCTTCAAACAAAGCCCACCAGTTTGCGGCCGTACTGGAAGAAAACCCATATGTTCCAGGCCAGCTCCAAATCAGCGAAAGTGACAAGATGGTAGCAGAAAGATTCCTTGAAGAAAGTATCCAAAAGTTCCAGAAAGACAAACTGCTCACCATGATCGATGAAGCACTGGACAGCCAGGACCAGAAAGCTTTTGAACAACTCACAGAACAATTAAAAAGATTGGGCACAGTCAATTCGTTATAG
- a CDS encoding tetratricopeptide repeat protein: MIEVKEITNYIENGQLEKAMAAYKEILEQGSDEEKFLLSEELFRFGFMEETGALIESLLKNYPDEGELHVLLAETQIEMGNEEEAMLTLERVKEDDPSFPQALLLLADLYQMEGLFEVSEKKLHEAKRILPDEPVIDFALGELYAHQGKLVEAIQYYETVLKTHEEIGGVNINQRLAEALSAGGSFEEALHFYEKALEQKLEINTLFGFAFTALQAGYNKTAIEKFEELKALDPEYHSLYLYLAKAYEREEMVEEAFEAVKQGIDQDEFNKDLYFYGGKLALKIPDEEAAEKLLRESIAIDPGFMEGVLVLNKLFLKQERYEDVLELVRAADIHEEEEEPQILWDEAVAYQQIEDFSQSLNKYQLAYTFFKDNKEFLTDYGYFLIEEGKMADAAEIFSKLVEKEPGNEEFRELLERLTENQ; the protein is encoded by the coding sequence ATGATCGAAGTAAAAGAAATAACAAATTATATTGAAAATGGACAGCTTGAAAAAGCAATGGCTGCCTATAAGGAAATTCTTGAACAAGGCAGCGACGAAGAAAAATTCCTTCTTTCCGAGGAGCTATTCCGATTCGGTTTTATGGAAGAAACAGGGGCTTTGATTGAAAGTTTATTAAAGAATTATCCTGATGAAGGAGAACTCCATGTATTGCTCGCAGAAACCCAGATTGAAATGGGTAATGAGGAAGAGGCGATGCTTACCCTTGAAAGAGTAAAAGAAGATGATCCTTCTTTCCCTCAAGCGCTGCTACTATTGGCAGACCTGTATCAAATGGAAGGTCTGTTTGAGGTAAGCGAAAAGAAGCTCCATGAAGCGAAAAGGATTTTACCGGATGAGCCTGTGATTGATTTTGCACTAGGTGAGCTATATGCCCACCAGGGGAAATTGGTTGAAGCGATTCAGTATTATGAAACGGTTCTTAAGACACATGAGGAAATTGGCGGAGTGAATATCAATCAGAGATTGGCCGAAGCTTTAAGTGCGGGCGGGTCGTTTGAGGAAGCTCTCCACTTTTATGAAAAAGCGTTAGAGCAAAAACTGGAAATTAATACTTTGTTCGGATTTGCTTTCACCGCGTTGCAGGCGGGCTATAATAAAACAGCGATCGAGAAATTCGAGGAACTGAAGGCTCTTGACCCTGAATATCACTCCCTTTACCTTTATCTAGCCAAAGCCTATGAACGTGAAGAAATGGTTGAAGAAGCGTTCGAAGCTGTAAAGCAGGGAATCGATCAAGATGAATTCAATAAAGATTTATATTTTTATGGCGGCAAATTGGCCCTTAAGATTCCTGATGAAGAAGCTGCTGAAAAATTGCTTCGAGAATCAATTGCCATTGATCCTGGGTTCATGGAAGGGGTCTTGGTCCTCAATAAATTGTTTCTTAAGCAGGAACGCTATGAGGATGTACTGGAGCTGGTACGAGCAGCTGATATCCATGAAGAGGAAGAGGAACCTCAGATTTTATGGGATGAGGCAGTAGCTTACCAGCAAATTGAAGATTTTTCACAGTCATTAAACAAATACCAACTAGCATATACTTTCTTTAAAGACAACAAAGAATTTTTGACAGACTACGGATATTTTTTAATTGAAGAAGGAAAAATGGCCGACGCTGCCGAAATTTTTAGTAAGTTAGTTGAAAAAGAACCTGGCAATGAAGAATTCCGTGAGTTATTGGAACGCTTGACGGAGAATCAGTAA
- the aroA gene encoding 3-phosphoshikimate 1-carboxyvinyltransferase, protein MSVKTLLTNRTSLEGQVKVPGDKSISHRAVMFGSLAEGITKIENFLPGEDCLSTISCFRQLGVEIVQNGSDVTVIGKGTSGLSKPEATLYVGNSGTTIRLMMGILSGLSFSSTLEGDESIARRPMTRVTLPLAKMGARITGRNNGEFTPLTVEGQKLTGITYELPIASAQVKSAILLAGLQAEGETVVVEPVKTRDHTERMIKQFGGQVERKEDAVKVTGGQMLKGTEIKVPGDISSAAFFLVAGAVVPDSDLILRNVGLNPTRTGIIDVLKSMGADFSIDPYEGESAEPAGDIRIKYSKLKGTIIEGDLIPRLIDEIPVIALLATQAEGKTVIKDAGELKVKETNRIDTVVNELKKIGVDIEATEDGMIIQGLQSLDGGTVSAHGDHRIGMMLSIAALLCKRDVILEQSEAVAVSYPGFFDDLYSLLGK, encoded by the coding sequence ATGTCAGTTAAAACTCTTTTAACAAATAGGACCTCTTTGGAGGGGCAGGTTAAAGTACCTGGGGATAAATCTATCTCACACAGAGCAGTCATGTTCGGGTCACTAGCCGAAGGAATCACAAAGATTGAAAACTTCCTGCCCGGAGAAGATTGTTTAAGCACGATTTCCTGCTTCCGGCAGCTGGGTGTTGAAATTGTCCAGAACGGAAGCGATGTGACAGTTATAGGAAAAGGTACGTCTGGGTTAAGCAAGCCTGAGGCAACGTTGTACGTCGGCAATTCCGGGACAACCATACGGCTGATGATGGGAATCCTTTCTGGCTTGTCATTTAGTTCCACTCTTGAGGGGGATGAATCGATTGCCAGAAGGCCGATGACCAGAGTGACTCTCCCGCTCGCTAAAATGGGAGCGAGGATTACAGGCAGGAATAATGGAGAATTCACCCCACTGACAGTGGAAGGCCAAAAATTAACCGGGATTACATATGAACTGCCGATAGCAAGTGCGCAGGTGAAGTCGGCGATCCTGCTTGCAGGACTTCAGGCTGAAGGTGAGACTGTAGTTGTTGAGCCAGTGAAAACACGGGACCATACAGAACGGATGATCAAGCAATTTGGCGGACAAGTCGAACGCAAGGAGGATGCCGTAAAGGTAACAGGCGGACAAATGCTTAAGGGCACGGAGATAAAGGTTCCTGGTGACATTTCCTCTGCAGCCTTTTTTCTAGTCGCGGGAGCGGTTGTTCCAGACAGTGACCTCATTCTCCGAAATGTTGGACTAAATCCAACAAGAACAGGAATAATCGATGTGCTAAAATCGATGGGAGCTGATTTCTCAATTGATCCATATGAGGGTGAATCAGCTGAACCAGCTGGAGATATAAGAATCAAATATTCAAAATTAAAAGGTACAATCATTGAAGGCGACCTGATTCCCCGCTTAATTGATGAAATCCCGGTCATTGCCCTGCTGGCAACTCAGGCCGAAGGAAAAACGGTCATTAAGGATGCAGGGGAATTGAAGGTAAAGGAAACAAATCGGATTGATACAGTAGTCAATGAACTGAAAAAAATTGGGGTAGACATAGAAGCTACAGAGGATGGCATGATCATACAAGGTCTACAAAGCCTTGACGGAGGTACTGTGTCTGCACACGGGGACCACCGGATTGGGATGATGTTATCGATCGCCGCCCTTCTATGTAAAAGGGATGTCATCCTTGAGCAAAGTGAAGCGGTCGCCGTTTCTTACCCGGGCTTTTTTGATGATTTGTATTCCTTGTTGGGAAAATAG
- a CDS encoding prephenate dehydrogenase, producing MEGRVLIIGLGLIGGSLAMCIKEEHPKAELIGFDADKNQMDIALMLGVIDRAAGSIEREAPMADLIIIATPVQTTGSIIECLAGLKLKKEVLITDTGSTKSYISKKATCLSEKGINFIGGHPMAGSHKSGVAAAKKILFENAFYLLTPETVVRRETVDRLKKWLSGTRAKFLDVSPEEHDFLTGVVSHFPHIIAASLVHQASKADEGNPLINRLAAGGFRDITRIASSNPRMWRDILLQNREVLISLLSDWQDEMGRVKELLVTNDRESIFDFFDSAKKFRDGLPVSDKGAIPSFYDLFVDVPDYPGVISEITGYLAVEEISITNIRIIETREDIYGVLVISFQTPDDRARARECIGKNTDYEMSVAE from the coding sequence ATGGAAGGCCGCGTATTGATCATTGGGCTTGGTTTGATTGGCGGCTCTCTGGCAATGTGTATAAAAGAGGAGCATCCGAAGGCAGAACTTATCGGCTTTGATGCTGACAAAAATCAAATGGACATCGCCTTGATGCTCGGAGTCATTGACCGTGCAGCAGGCAGTATTGAAAGAGAAGCTCCCATGGCAGACTTAATCATTATAGCGACCCCGGTGCAGACTACGGGAAGCATTATTGAATGTTTGGCAGGATTGAAGCTGAAAAAAGAAGTCCTCATAACCGACACTGGCAGCACGAAGTCATATATTTCGAAGAAGGCAACTTGCCTGAGTGAAAAGGGAATAAACTTCATTGGCGGCCATCCCATGGCTGGTTCTCACAAAAGCGGTGTGGCCGCAGCCAAGAAAATCCTCTTTGAAAATGCATTCTATCTTCTTACACCTGAGACTGTGGTGAGACGTGAGACGGTAGATCGATTGAAAAAATGGCTTTCTGGCACACGAGCAAAGTTTCTCGATGTATCACCTGAAGAGCATGATTTTCTTACAGGAGTGGTCAGCCATTTCCCTCACATCATAGCTGCTTCCCTCGTCCATCAAGCGTCAAAGGCGGATGAGGGAAATCCGCTCATTAATCGTCTGGCTGCCGGCGGGTTCAGGGATATAACACGAATCGCTTCAAGCAATCCGCGGATGTGGAGAGACATTCTTCTCCAGAACCGGGAAGTCCTCATATCTTTGTTGTCCGACTGGCAGGATGAAATGGGACGGGTAAAAGAATTATTGGTTACCAATGATCGAGAGAGCATCTTTGACTTCTTTGATTCAGCCAAAAAGTTCCGGGATGGTTTGCCTGTGAGTGATAAAGGGGCAATTCCCAGCTTTTATGATTTGTTTGTAGATGTTCCTGACTATCCAGGTGTGATTTCTGAAATCACCGGATATCTAGCAGTTGAAGAGATCAGTATAACGAATATAAGAATCATTGAAACTCGTGAAGACATCTACGGCGTATTGGTGATCAGTTTCCAAACGCCCGATGACCGTGCGAGAGCTAGAGAATGTATTGGAAAAAACACAGACTATGAAATGTCTGTTGCAGAGTAG
- the hisC gene encoding histidinol-phosphate transaminase, which yields MRWKEQLLKLKPYQPGKSISEVKRQYGLTEIVKLASNENPFGSSEKVKNVIANYAGKFSMYPDGYATELRTHLANHLGVNEGQVILGNGSDEIIQMIARALLKPGTKTVMAAPTFPQYKHNGVIEGCEITEIPLVDGAHDLDGMAAAIDERTTVVWLCSPNNPTGMYITEEELTAFMARVPSDVLVVLDEAYYEYVTAEDYHDSLRLLDQYKNLIILRTFSKIYGLASFRVGYGIAHEEAITALEPVREPFNVNSLAQAAAIAAVMDQEFVDVCKKENRAGLEQFYQFCDTAGLAYYPSQGNFILIDFKKDGQEVFQFLLERGYIVRSGTALGFPTCVRITIGSKEQNQGLIEIIKEFLSVDTVLNK from the coding sequence ATGAGATGGAAAGAGCAGCTTCTAAAGCTAAAACCGTACCAGCCTGGAAAATCGATCAGTGAAGTGAAAAGGCAGTATGGTTTAACAGAGATTGTTAAACTGGCATCAAATGAGAATCCATTTGGTTCTTCAGAAAAAGTTAAAAATGTTATTGCGAACTATGCTGGGAAATTTTCAATGTATCCTGATGGATATGCAACCGAACTTCGCACTCATTTAGCAAACCATTTGGGTGTTAACGAAGGGCAGGTCATTCTAGGAAATGGATCGGATGAAATTATCCAGATGATTGCCCGTGCGCTTCTTAAACCCGGGACAAAAACCGTGATGGCTGCTCCCACATTTCCTCAATATAAACATAATGGCGTTATCGAGGGCTGTGAAATAACGGAAATCCCCTTAGTTGATGGTGCCCATGATCTGGATGGGATGGCGGCGGCCATAGACGAACGGACAACGGTTGTCTGGTTATGTTCTCCGAATAATCCAACAGGGATGTATATCACTGAAGAAGAATTGACAGCATTTATGGCAAGGGTGCCAAGCGATGTGCTCGTCGTGCTGGATGAAGCTTACTATGAATATGTGACCGCCGAAGATTATCATGATTCATTGCGGTTGCTTGATCAATATAAGAATTTAATCATCCTGAGAACTTTTTCAAAAATATACGGTCTAGCCAGCTTCAGAGTTGGATATGGAATTGCACATGAGGAAGCAATTACAGCACTTGAGCCAGTCAGGGAGCCATTTAATGTTAACTCCTTGGCACAAGCCGCGGCAATAGCAGCGGTCATGGACCAGGAATTTGTGGATGTTTGCAAAAAGGAAAACAGAGCTGGTTTAGAGCAGTTTTACCAATTTTGTGATACTGCAGGTTTGGCTTATTATCCGTCACAGGGAAACTTCATCTTGATCGATTTCAAAAAGGACGGTCAGGAGGTATTCCAATTCCTGCTTGAAAGAGGATATATTGTGCGTTCAGGTACAGCACTTGGATTTCCAACATGTGTAAGGATTACAATTGGCTCAAAAGAACAGAATCAAGGTTTAATTGAGATCATCAAAGAATTTTTGAGTGTGGATACGGTATTAAATAAATAA
- the aroH gene encoding chorismate mutase: protein MIRGVRGAITVNDNDEQEIIAATERLLKEAVSSNDISPNVVASILISATDDVDAAFPARALRNLPGWTYVPVMCMQELSVPGSLQKCIRIMIHFNTEKSQEEIRHVYLEGAAGLRPDL, encoded by the coding sequence ATGATTAGGGGTGTAAGGGGAGCCATTACAGTAAATGACAATGATGAACAAGAAATCATTGCTGCCACTGAAAGACTTTTAAAAGAAGCAGTATCCTCCAATGATATTTCGCCAAATGTGGTTGCTTCCATTTTAATTTCTGCTACTGATGATGTTGATGCAGCCTTCCCGGCAAGGGCATTGCGAAATTTACCTGGCTGGACCTATGTTCCGGTCATGTGCATGCAAGAATTATCTGTCCCCGGCTCGCTGCAGAAATGCATCAGAATCATGATCCATTTCAACACTGAAAAATCCCAGGAAGAGATCCGGCATGTATACCTTGAAGGAGCTGCTGGACTTAGACCGGATTTATAG
- the aroB gene encoding 3-dehydroquinate synthase: protein MQQVEIHTSTKTYPVYIGKGAIQQLREIIHGTEDHYTSVMVITDETVAKQHLQTFRERIGLERVFEKIVPSGEKAKTFDVYHDCLTSALENKLDRKSLILSFGGGAVGDLAGFVAATYMRGIRFIQIPTTILAHDSAVGGKVAINHPLGKNMVGAFHQPEAVVYDLEYLKTLPEKELRSGFAEVIKHSLISDENFYCWLMEEIQSLNEMTDPQMLEFLTRGVQIKGAIVAEDEKENGVRAYLNFGHTLGHAIEAEAGYGKVTHGEAVAIGMLFSLKLSTQLLGLDFNIKEIKNWLKGLGYKTSIPSGISNERLLERMKQDKKTVNGSIRFVLLEKVGLPALKEVEEAVLLMNLKNFAEEGEFDD, encoded by the coding sequence ATGCAGCAAGTGGAAATCCATACAAGCACCAAAACCTATCCTGTATATATTGGAAAGGGTGCTATTCAACAATTACGGGAAATTATTCATGGTACGGAAGACCACTATACTTCGGTCATGGTCATTACTGATGAAACAGTCGCCAAACAACATTTGCAAACATTTAGAGAGCGAATCGGTCTGGAAAGAGTTTTCGAAAAGATCGTTCCGTCAGGAGAAAAAGCGAAGACCTTCGATGTTTACCATGATTGTCTTACCTCAGCGCTTGAAAATAAACTTGATCGAAAGTCGCTGATCCTCTCTTTTGGTGGCGGGGCAGTGGGAGACTTAGCAGGTTTTGTTGCCGCGACTTATATGAGGGGGATCCGTTTCATTCAAATCCCTACCACTATTCTTGCCCATGATAGTGCGGTGGGGGGCAAGGTAGCAATCAACCATCCATTAGGCAAGAATATGGTTGGGGCATTCCATCAGCCTGAGGCAGTCGTTTATGATTTGGAATACCTGAAGACACTCCCTGAAAAAGAATTGCGTTCCGGCTTTGCAGAGGTCATAAAGCATTCATTAATAAGCGATGAAAACTTCTATTGCTGGCTTATGGAAGAGATCCAGTCATTGAATGAAATGACGGATCCTCAGATGCTTGAGTTTTTGACAAGAGGCGTGCAAATCAAAGGGGCCATTGTTGCAGAGGACGAGAAGGAAAACGGCGTCCGCGCATATTTGAACTTTGGGCATACTCTTGGTCACGCTATTGAAGCAGAGGCTGGTTATGGCAAGGTGACCCATGGGGAAGCTGTTGCTATAGGAATGCTTTTTTCGCTAAAGTTAAGCACACAATTGCTTGGACTTGATTTTAATATAAAGGAAATCAAGAACTGGCTCAAAGGTCTTGGATATAAAACGTCCATTCCATCCGGTATTTCAAATGAGAGGCTGCTGGAAAGGATGAAACAGGATAAGAAAACTGTTAATGGTTCAATTCGGTTTGTTTTACTTGAGAAAGTCGGACTTCCTGCTCTCAAGGAAGTGGAGGAAGCAGTATTGTTGATGAACCTGAAGAATTTTGCGGAAGAGGGGGAGTTTGATGATTAG
- the aroC gene encoding chorismate synthase: protein MRYLTAGESHGPQLTTIIEGMPAGVPIIAEDINKELARRQKGYGRGRRMQIEKDQVQITSGIRHGYTLGSPIALVVENNDWKHWTGIMGQEPLDDLSSDEVKRKISRPRPGHADLNGAIKYGHRDMRNVLERSSARETTVRVAAGAAAKKLLSLLGIELVAHVVEIGGVAAEKQDFATLEQLKEVTEASPVRCFDPDAGTKMMAAIDEAKQNGDSIGGVVEVIAEGMPAGVGSYVHYDRKLDGKLAAAIMSINAFKGVEIGIGFEAARKPGSQVHDEIAWEEGRGYYRKTNRLGGLEGGMTTGMPIVVRGVMKPIPTLYKPLMSVDIDSKEPFAASIERSDACAVPAAAVVAESVVAWELASAIVDQFCADRFETLKASVDEQRRTAREF, encoded by the coding sequence ATGAGATATTTAACGGCTGGAGAATCACATGGACCACAGCTAACAACCATTATTGAGGGGATGCCAGCAGGCGTGCCGATTATAGCAGAAGATATAAATAAAGAGCTTGCGCGCAGGCAGAAAGGCTATGGACGCGGAAGAAGGATGCAGATTGAAAAGGATCAGGTGCAGATTACATCAGGGATTCGGCATGGATATACATTAGGCTCGCCGATTGCGCTGGTTGTAGAAAATAACGATTGGAAGCATTGGACCGGGATTATGGGCCAGGAACCGCTGGATGATCTATCCTCTGATGAAGTGAAGAGGAAGATTTCACGTCCTCGTCCTGGTCATGCAGACCTAAATGGTGCGATTAAATATGGGCATCGTGATATGAGGAATGTTCTTGAACGTTCGTCTGCAAGGGAAACGACTGTCAGGGTTGCAGCAGGCGCAGCAGCAAAAAAACTTCTGTCACTGCTGGGGATCGAATTGGTGGCTCATGTTGTCGAGATAGGCGGTGTTGCAGCTGAAAAACAGGATTTCGCTACACTGGAACAGCTTAAAGAAGTAACGGAAGCTTCTCCAGTCAGATGCTTCGACCCAGATGCAGGAACGAAAATGATGGCTGCGATTGATGAAGCTAAACAAAATGGAGACTCCATTGGCGGGGTCGTCGAGGTAATTGCCGAGGGCATGCCGGCTGGAGTTGGCAGCTATGTTCATTACGACCGCAAGCTTGATGGTAAACTTGCTGCGGCCATCATGAGCATCAATGCATTCAAAGGTGTTGAAATCGGCATCGGTTTTGAAGCGGCCAGAAAGCCTGGCAGCCAGGTGCATGATGAAATAGCATGGGAAGAGGGAAGAGGATACTACCGGAAAACGAACCGGCTTGGAGGTCTGGAAGGTGGAATGACAACGGGTATGCCAATCGTTGTCCGAGGTGTTATGAAACCAATCCCGACTCTTTACAAACCGTTGATGAGTGTTGATATTGACTCCAAAGAACCTTTTGCAGCGAGTATTGAACGTTCTGATGCCTGTGCGGTACCTGCAGCTGCGGTGGTTGCGGAAAGTGTTGTTGCCTGGGAGTTAGCTTCGGCAATCGTTGATCAATTCTGTGCTGATCGATTTGAAACACTGAAAGCATCCGTCGACGAGCAGCGAAGGACTGCGAGGGAGTTTTAA
- a CDS encoding CheR family methyltransferase: MLQDYEQFISNIYQKTGINLALYKEAQMKRRLTSLYQKKGYSSFKEFFQALDKDKQLMNEFLDRMTINVSEFYRNAKRWEVLDQSIIPELLSKNTTLKTWSAACSTGEEPFTLSMVLSKHMPLSKIQILATDIDENVLAKAKRGVYSERSLNEAPKEMVKKFFQQDGSYYTVGDEIKKTVTFKKQNLLADHYGGPFDLIVCRNVLIYFTEEAKESIYQKFSAALRPGGILFVGSTEQIFNPGTYNFETVDTFFYRKK; this comes from the coding sequence ATGCTGCAAGACTATGAACAATTTATTTCGAATATCTACCAGAAGACTGGTATAAACCTTGCTCTATACAAAGAAGCGCAAATGAAAAGAAGGTTGACTTCACTCTATCAAAAGAAAGGCTACTCATCTTTCAAGGAGTTTTTTCAGGCTCTGGACAAAGACAAGCAGCTTATGAACGAATTTTTGGACCGCATGACCATCAATGTATCTGAGTTTTATAGAAACGCAAAAAGATGGGAAGTACTCGATCAATCAATCATTCCAGAGTTGTTAAGCAAAAATACAACACTTAAAACCTGGAGTGCAGCCTGTTCAACTGGGGAGGAGCCATTTACATTATCGATGGTGCTTTCAAAGCATATGCCCTTATCGAAGATACAAATCCTGGCTACCGACATTGATGAAAATGTCTTGGCAAAAGCCAAGCGCGGAGTATATTCAGAAAGGTCATTGAATGAAGCTCCAAAGGAAATGGTTAAAAAGTTCTTTCAGCAGGATGGTTCTTACTATACTGTTGGGGATGAAATCAAGAAGACTGTTACCTTTAAAAAACAAAATTTGCTCGCCGACCATTACGGAGGACCATTTGACTTAATCGTCTGCCGCAACGTCCTCATTTATTTTACCGAGGAGGCCAAGGAAAGCATTTATCAAAAATTCAGTGCAGCATTAAGGCCGGGTGGGATTTTATTTGTCGGAAGCACTGAACAAATCTTCAACCCTGGCACCTATAACTTTGAAACAGTAGATACTTTCTTTTATAGAAAGAAATAA
- the ndk gene encoding nucleoside-diphosphate kinase produces MEKTYLMVKPDGVQRNLIGEVVARFEKKGYQLVGAKLMNIPRELAEEHYGEHKERPFFGELVDFITSGPVFAMVWQGENVISTARQMMGATNPKDAAPGTIRGDFGVTVGKNVIHGSDSPESAEREIGLFFKQEELAEYSKLVNEWVY; encoded by the coding sequence ATGGAAAAGACTTATTTGATGGTGAAACCTGACGGAGTACAGCGTAACCTGATTGGTGAAGTTGTAGCTCGTTTTGAAAAGAAAGGCTACCAGCTAGTTGGAGCAAAACTTATGAACATCCCTAGAGAGCTTGCTGAAGAGCATTACGGCGAACATAAAGAACGTCCATTCTTCGGTGAATTAGTAGACTTCATCACTTCAGGCCCAGTATTTGCTATGGTATGGCAGGGAGAGAATGTAATTTCTACTGCACGCCAGATGATGGGAGCAACTAACCCTAAGGATGCAGCTCCTGGAACAATCCGCGGAGACTTCGGCGTAACTGTAGGCAAGAACGTCATTCACGGATCTGACTCACCAGAAAGCGCTGAGCGTGAAATCGGACTATTCTTCAAGCAAGAAGAACTGGCTGAATACAGCAAATTGGTTAATGAGTGGGTATACTAA